In Alteromonas sp. RKMC-009, the genomic stretch TCCAGTCCGAAGCCGGACAACGCGTGGTATTTGACCGGCTTGCTGAGCAAACGCATTTTTTTGACGCCCATAGTCGCCAGAATCTGACTGCCAACACCTACTGTACGTGACGAACCGGTCCAGGTTTTTCCTTCAGGCTTTTCACCGCGGTCTTCTGCAGCAAATTGTCTGACCTGCCCTTCCAGGTCTTCTTCTTTACCCAGCACCACCAGCACACCACCTTCGTCTGCAATGCGCTTCATGGCATCAGGTAAGGTCATGGTGCGGTTTATCGCGCGGGTAGAACCCAGTAAATCGCTCAGAGTATTATGCAAGTGAACACGCACAAGTGTAGGTGTTTCCGGGTCAATGTCACCTTTCTTCAGCGCAAAGTGAATCTGATTATCGATAACATCTTTAAAGGTATGCAGTTCAAACTCACCATATTCCGTAGGCAGGCTGCACTGGGCAACTTTCTCTATAGTGGTTTCGTTCAGATTGCGATATTCAATCAGATCCGCAATTGTGCCGATTTTTATATCGTATTTTTCGGCGAATTTTTCGAGCTCAGGACGACGGGCCATGGTGCCGTCTTCATTGAGGATCTCGACAATAACAGCAGCTGGCTCACAGCCACCAAGACGGGCAAGATCGACGCTTGCTTCGGTATGACCTGCACGGTTCAGCACACCGCCTTCTTTAGCAATTAACGGAAAAATGTGGCCCGGCTGCACAATGTCAGTTGCTTTAGCATCTTTACCTACCGCGGCCAGAATCGTGGTCGCGCGGTCTGCAGCAGAAATACCGGTGGTTACGCCACGGGCTGCTTCAATGGAAACGGTAAAGGCGGTATGAAATTGTGCGCCGTTTTTATCTACCATCAGCGGTAAATTCAAACGTTCACAGCGCTCCTGCGTCATGGGCAGGCATACCAGGCCGCGGGCATGAGTAACCATAAAGTTAATCGCTTCCGGCGTCACATGCTCAGCGGCCATGATGATATCGCCTTCATTCTCGCGATCTTCATCGTCCATCAGGATAACCATTTTACCCTGACGGATATCTTCAATTATTTCAGCTGTGGTGTTGAGTGCCATAATTTCACTTATGTAGGGTTATTTTCTAAGAAAACCATTTTCGGCCAGGAAGGCCATACTAATGTCTTTTTTGGTGGTCTTTTCTGCTGCCTTGTCACCCATCATCAGGCGTTCCAGATAGCGGGCAACCACGTCTACTTCCAGATTGACCCGGCTGCCGGCTTTATACGTGCCGATCACCGTTTCCTGAAGGGTGTGAGGGATGATCCACAACATTAATTCATTGCCATCCACCTCATTCACAGTCAGGCTGACGCCGTCCACCGTGATACTGCCTTTATGGGCAATATACTTTGCTAACTCAGTGGGGGCAGAAATCCAGATTTCAATGTAAGTGCTGTGTTTAACAATCTTTTTTACTTCACCAACGCCGTCCACATGGCCGGATACAATATGACCACCGAAGCGATCTGTGGGGCGCATGGCTTTTTCCAGATTCACGGTACTGCCGGGTTTATAATTGGCAAAACCGGTGTAACGGATGGTTTCGGCTGACACGTCAGCACAATAATAATCTGTACCGAAGTCGGTTACTGTGAGACAGACACCGTTTGTGGCAATACTGTCGCCAAGGGCCACATCAGACATATCCAGCTTTTCTGACGACACAGTCAGCTTGATGTCTTCGCCCCGGTGATCAAGAGACTGAATCGTCCCCAGGGCCTGAATAATTCCGGTAAACATCGTATACCCTCTACAAAAGCGTTACTTAATTATATCGTATGACAAGCGGATATCAGGGCCGGTTTGCCGTACGTCAGTCAGTGACAGTACCGGCGTTTCATCCAGCGACACAAATTCATCCAGCGTGAGCATGCTTTGTGCTTTGTCACCTAACAGTTTGGACGCCTGATACACCACAAGCCGGTCAACTTCACCGGCAGTAAACAATGCACCGGCAAGACCCGGGCCGGCTTCCACCCACACATCATTAATTTGTCTTTCTCCCAGCTTCTCCATGAGCTGAGACAGGTCTATGTAATTGCCACGCATAGATACGGCCAGTGCCGGGACACTGGTTTGCGGCGCAACTGGCTGACCGGTTACCCGCAGGGTTTTATGTCCGTCTGTGAATAATTGCAAATCGTCCGGCAACCGGTTGTGGCTGTCTATCACGACCCTGAGCGGCTGCCTTACCGGCGAGACAGGGTAATCAGAAAAGTTGGCTTCATTTTCCCTGACCAGCAAAGACGGATTGTCGGCCAGTGCAGTGCCACTGCCGGTTAAAATGGCACAACTGGCAGCACGGTGTAATTGCACATCGCGGCGGGATTCAGCACTGGTGATCCACTGGCTGACGCCGTTAGACAAGGCTATTTTGCCATCAAGACTGATACCCAGTTTCACCGTTACCCGCGGTTTGCCTGATATCATGCGTTTGATAAATCCGGGGTTCAATGCTGCCGATTCGGCCGCCAGAACATCAGACACCACATCAATGCCGGCATCCTGAAGTTTTTTTATACCCCGGCCGCTCACCTGAGGGTTCGGATCAGTCATGGCGATAACCACCCGGCTGACACCAGCCTCCACTAACGCATCGGCGCAGGGAGGTGTTCGCCCGAAGTGACTGCAGGGCTCAAGTGTGACATAAGCCGTACCGCCACGGGCCTTATCGCCTGCTTCACGAAGAGCATGCACTTCCGCATGGGGTGTGCCGGCCTGTATATGGTAACCCTGTCCAGCTAAGTCGCCGTTACTGTCGAGAATAATACAACCGACACGGGGATTCGGAGATGTGGTGAACTGACCCTGCGTGGCCAGTCTGATGGCTTTCGCCATCCAGGCGTAGTCCTGAGAAATGGAAACAACTGACGTGGTTTTCATGGCGGTTATCAGTCTCCTAAACGGGCAATTTCCTCACCAAACTCACGAATATCTTCAAATGAACGGTACACTGACGCAAACCGCACATATGCGACTTTGTCGAGCACCTTCAGTGCATCCATAATCAGATTACCGAGGAATTCACTGGAAACTTCCCGTTCACCGGTAGCACGCAATGCAGACTTCAGCGACAAAATCACTTCTTCCACTTTCTCCGTGCTCACAGGGCGCTTTTCCAGTGCCCGCTGCAACCCGGCGCGTAGCTTATCTTCATTGAACGGCTCTCTGGAACCATCCCGTTTAATGACTCTCGGCATCACTAATTCAGCACTTTCAAAGGTAGTAAAGCGCTCGTGACAGATAACACATTCGCGACGGCGACGTACCTGATGCCCTTCTGCCACCAGACGGGAATCGATAACTTTGGTTTCCTGTGCCGAACAAAACGGGCAAAACATAGCAGGTCCTTTTAACAACAAAGCCGCCAGGCAGCACAGGCTGCTCTGACGGCATCAACTCTTACTGACTAAGAGCGGGAAATTTCATACTGATAAAGCGGCTTACCCGTAAACCGGGAATGCTTTACACAGTTCTACAACTTCACCTTTAACACGCTCAACAACACTTTCATCACCCATGTTGTCCAGAATGTCGCAGATCCAGGTCGCAACCTGTTTCGCCTGCTCTTCTTTGAAGCCACGACGGGTAATCGCCGGACTACCGATACGCAGACCACTGGTCACGAACGGTGAACGCGGATCTTTTGGTACAGAGTTTTTGTTTACTGTGATATTCGCACGGCCAAGCGCGGCATCAGCGTCTTTACCTGTGATATCTTTCTTAATCAGATCCAGCAGGAACAGGTGGTTTTCAGTACCGCCTGACACTACGTCGTAACCACGCTCCAGTACCACTTCAACCATGGCTTTTGCGTTTTTCACAACTTGCTGCTGATATTCTTTAAATTCAGGCTGAAGGGCTTCTTTGAACGCTACCGCTTTAGCTGCAATAACGTGACACAGAGGACCACCCTGGTTGCCCGGGAATACTGAGCTGTTCAGCTTCTTGTAGATCTCTTCGTCGCCACAGGCAGACAGGATCAGACCACTACGTGGACCCGCAAGGGTTTTGTGAGTCGTGGTAGTCACTACGTGTGCGTGAGCCAGCGGGCTCGGATATACACCGGCAGCAATCAGACCGGCAACGTGTGCCATGTCGACCAGCAGGTACGCACCTATTTTGTCTGCGATCTCACGGAAACGGGCCCAGTCAACCACTTTTGAATAGGCAGAGAAACCACCGATAATCATCTTAGGCTTGTGCTCTAAGGCCAGTGCTTCAACCTGCTCGTAATCGATTTCGCCGGTTTCTTCATTCAGACCATACTGTACCGCATTGTAGGTTTTACCTGAGAAGTTTACGTGAGAACCGTGAGTTAAGTGACCGCCTTCAGACAGACTCATACCCAGAACAGTATCACCGGCATTAATTAGAGCCATAAACGCAGCAGCGTTGGCCTGAGAGCCTGCGTGGGGCTGAACGTTGGCGTACTCAGCACCAAACAGTTGCTTAGCACGGTCAATCGCCAGTTGCTCTACCACGTCTACATGCTCACAACCACCATAGTAACGCTTACCGGGATAACCTTCTGCGTACTTATTCGTTAACTGAGAGCCTTGCGCCTCCATGACACGTGGACTGCAATAGTTTTCTGATGCGATGAGCTCAATGTGATGCTCCTGACGCTCAGCTTCTTTGGCCATGGCATCTGCCAGTTCCGGATCGTAATCCGCAATAGTCATATCGCGAGGTAACATGAAGGCTCCTTACTCTGCGTTTTATGGACAGCTAAAAAATGAGGGGCATATTTTAGTCATTTTAAGCCGCATGTATACTGCTTTATGCCCGTTTCGTTTATATCCGCAGCGGCAGCATTTCTTAACACTGCCCTGTCGCTTATACGCCGCGGCCTGCGGCCATATATAACGTTTAATTACAATTCAGAAAGATTTAACCTTTTTCCAGCGCTTTCACACGGTTAAAGAGATCATCGATCTGACGGGTCCGTACAGTCACTTTACGCCAGTCGCGGTTTTTCATGGCCGGCTGACCGGATGAATAAACGCCGGACTCGGTAATATCCTGCACAATCATGGTATAACCGGTTACCTGCACATTATCGCAAATGCTGATATGTCCATTCACACCACAGCCTCCGCCAAGTATGACGTATTTGCCGATATGACAACTGCCTGCAATGCCTGTAGCGCCGCAAATACAGGAGTGATCACCAATGATACAGTTGTGTCCTACCTGTACCTGGTTATCGATAATCACATTCTTACCGATGATGGTATCTTCCATAGCGCCACGGTCGATGCTGCTTGAAGCACCAATTTGGGAATCATCACCAATCTGCACACTGCCGGTTTGCGGAATGGGCAGCCATGTTCCTTGGTCGTTTGCGTATCCAAAACCTGCCGCACCAATAACGGTCTGGCTGTGAATAGTCACCCGCTTACCAATCACAATATCGTGATACACGGTGACGTTGGGATAAATTGTCGAACCCTCACCAATTTTCGTGCCTTTACCAATCACGGTATTTGCGCCGATTCTAGCGTTATCACCCAGCATGACATTATCTTCAATAATGACATTGTGACCCAGCGACACATTGGTTCCCAGCGTGGCAGAAGAAGCCACAACGGCTGTTTCAGCGATACCGGATGCCACCTCAGGTGTGGTGTCGAACAACTGGGCTATGCGGGCAAAGGCTGCGTGGGGATTACTGTGAACCAGCGCAGGAACCGGGCAGTCGTCCAGCATTTTCTCATTCAGAATCACCGCTCCGGCGGCCGTATCAGCCAGTTGCGACTTGTATTTTACGTTGGTCAGAAATGAAATCTGGTGGCCTTTCGACCCGGCCAGAGTGCCCACACCACTCAGCTTTGTTTCGTTGATACGGGTTTCATCACCCGCCACACTGCCACCCACGTGGTCCGCCAGCTCAGTTAAAGTGTATGTGCGTTTTGCGTGTGCCGTCATAGCTTAACCTGTTAGTCAATTTCCTGTGTGTATGGTAATGCAAAATCGCGGATTCGTCCTGACCCTCACCATTAATTTCCTGCCATCCGCCATG encodes the following:
- the ribBA gene encoding bifunctional 3,4-dihydroxy-2-butanone-4-phosphate synthase/GTP cyclohydrolase II; translation: MALNTTAEIIEDIRQGKMVILMDDEDRENEGDIIMAAEHVTPEAINFMVTHARGLVCLPMTQERCERLNLPLMVDKNGAQFHTAFTVSIEAARGVTTGISAADRATTILAAVGKDAKATDIVQPGHIFPLIAKEGGVLNRAGHTEASVDLARLGGCEPAAVIVEILNEDGTMARRPELEKFAEKYDIKIGTIADLIEYRNLNETTIEKVAQCSLPTEYGEFELHTFKDVIDNQIHFALKKGDIDPETPTLVRVHLHNTLSDLLGSTRAINRTMTLPDAMKRIADEGGVLVVLGKEEDLEGQVRQFAAEDRGEKPEGKTWTGSSRTVGVGSQILATMGVKKMRLLSKPVKYHALSGFGLDVVEYIHN
- a CDS encoding riboflavin synthase; the encoded protein is MFTGIIQALGTIQSLDHRGEDIKLTVSSEKLDMSDVALGDSIATNGVCLTVTDFGTDYYCADVSAETIRYTGFANYKPGSTVNLEKAMRPTDRFGGHIVSGHVDGVGEVKKIVKHSTYIEIWISAPTELAKYIAHKGSITVDGVSLTVNEVDGNELMLWIIPHTLQETVIGTYKAGSRVNLEVDVVARYLERLMMGDKAAEKTTKKDISMAFLAENGFLRK
- the ribD gene encoding bifunctional diaminohydroxyphosphoribosylaminopyrimidine deaminase/5-amino-6-(5-phosphoribosylamino)uracil reductase RibD, with protein sequence MKTTSVVSISQDYAWMAKAIRLATQGQFTTSPNPRVGCIILDSNGDLAGQGYHIQAGTPHAEVHALREAGDKARGGTAYVTLEPCSHFGRTPPCADALVEAGVSRVVIAMTDPNPQVSGRGIKKLQDAGIDVVSDVLAAESAALNPGFIKRMISGKPRVTVKLGISLDGKIALSNGVSQWITSAESRRDVQLHRAASCAILTGSGTALADNPSLLVRENEANFSDYPVSPVRQPLRVVIDSHNRLPDDLQLFTDGHKTLRVTGQPVAPQTSVPALAVSMRGNYIDLSQLMEKLGERQINDVWVEAGPGLAGALFTAGEVDRLVVYQASKLLGDKAQSMLTLDEFVSLDETPVLSLTDVRQTGPDIRLSYDIIK
- the nrdR gene encoding transcriptional regulator NrdR — protein: MFCPFCSAQETKVIDSRLVAEGHQVRRRRECVICHERFTTFESAELVMPRVIKRDGSREPFNEDKLRAGLQRALEKRPVSTEKVEEVILSLKSALRATGEREVSSEFLGNLIMDALKVLDKVAYVRFASVYRSFEDIREFGEEIARLGD
- the glyA gene encoding serine hydroxymethyltransferase: MLPRDMTIADYDPELADAMAKEAERQEHHIELIASENYCSPRVMEAQGSQLTNKYAEGYPGKRYYGGCEHVDVVEQLAIDRAKQLFGAEYANVQPHAGSQANAAAFMALINAGDTVLGMSLSEGGHLTHGSHVNFSGKTYNAVQYGLNEETGEIDYEQVEALALEHKPKMIIGGFSAYSKVVDWARFREIADKIGAYLLVDMAHVAGLIAAGVYPSPLAHAHVVTTTTHKTLAGPRSGLILSACGDEEIYKKLNSSVFPGNQGGPLCHVIAAKAVAFKEALQPEFKEYQQQVVKNAKAMVEVVLERGYDVVSGGTENHLFLLDLIKKDITGKDADAALGRANITVNKNSVPKDPRSPFVTSGLRIGSPAITRRGFKEEQAKQVATWICDILDNMGDESVVERVKGEVVELCKAFPVYG
- the lpxD gene encoding UDP-3-O-(3-hydroxymyristoyl)glucosamine N-acyltransferase → MTAHAKRTYTLTELADHVGGSVAGDETRINETKLSGVGTLAGSKGHQISFLTNVKYKSQLADTAAGAVILNEKMLDDCPVPALVHSNPHAAFARIAQLFDTTPEVASGIAETAVVASSATLGTNVSLGHNVIIEDNVMLGDNARIGANTVIGKGTKIGEGSTIYPNVTVYHDIVIGKRVTIHSQTVIGAAGFGYANDQGTWLPIPQTGSVQIGDDSQIGASSSIDRGAMEDTIIGKNVIIDNQVQVGHNCIIGDHSCICGATGIAGSCHIGKYVILGGGCGVNGHISICDNVQVTGYTMIVQDITESGVYSSGQPAMKNRDWRKVTVRTRQIDDLFNRVKALEKG